One part of the Vibrio palustris genome encodes these proteins:
- a CDS encoding GGDEF domain-containing protein, translating to MTVNNIYFIHIATIGSDVLFFGVAAFLLFIVKQHFNHQKRQAMLWFMTYWFASSIAYGVFVLLCYASHTLSLILGSSVLQAMPYILTISIFKLYERVIPRQFFLISFSHVILFTLFNTLIHLYNSNDAYLSIAVTYVSIMSVFSYAAYLIYSESLLNKIGDKILYFSIIFSLIVSVVALATDFILKSPLESIVMIVLAKNSIFCMQLVAIMMRFFFYEIEWHHERSIRDKLTGLYNRRYFEDQAKLLLKHPKEYCYLAIVDVDHFKLINDKYGHLNGDIVLEKLSELLWQFFGSDLVARYGGEEFVILLRDQEGTRVHQKLSQFREAVAKHTIYIADEKVFVTVSIGVARLHSEKELVSSFAHADKALYEAKSQGRNQLITI from the coding sequence ATGACGGTAAATAATATTTATTTCATTCATATTGCAACAATTGGTAGTGATGTGTTGTTCTTTGGTGTAGCGGCTTTCCTATTATTTATTGTTAAACAGCATTTCAATCATCAGAAGCGCCAAGCTATGCTCTGGTTTATGACTTATTGGTTTGCGAGTAGTATCGCCTACGGTGTGTTTGTCTTACTCTGTTATGCAAGTCATACTCTGAGCCTGATACTAGGCAGTAGTGTATTACAAGCAATGCCTTATATCCTAACTATCTCGATTTTTAAACTCTATGAAAGAGTGATCCCTCGGCAATTTTTCCTCATATCATTTTCTCATGTTATTCTATTTACGCTCTTTAATACTCTGATCCATTTATATAATAGTAATGACGCCTATCTTAGTATTGCGGTAACATATGTTAGTATTATGAGTGTATTCTCCTATGCCGCTTATCTTATTTACAGTGAAAGTTTACTTAATAAGATAGGGGATAAAATTCTTTATTTTAGTATCATTTTTTCTCTTATTGTAAGTGTGGTTGCACTTGCCACTGACTTTATTTTAAAGTCTCCTTTAGAGAGCATTGTTATGATTGTTTTAGCCAAAAATAGCATCTTCTGTATGCAGCTTGTTGCCATAATGATGCGGTTCTTCTTTTATGAAATTGAGTGGCATCACGAACGCTCTATTCGAGATAAATTAACTGGATTGTATAACCGTCGGTATTTCGAAGACCAAGCAAAGTTATTATTAAAACATCCGAAAGAGTATTGTTACTTAGCGATAGTCGATGTTGATCACTTTAAACTGATCAATGATAAATATGGTCATTTGAATGGTGATATAGTTTTAGAAAAACTATCTGAGTTACTGTGGCAATTTTTTGGTAGTGATCTCGTTGCACGGTACGGTGGTGAAGAGTTTGTGATTTTATTGAGAGATCAAGAAGGAACGAGGGTTCATCAAAAACTGTCACAATTTCGTGAAGCCGTTGCCAAACATACGATTTATATTGCAGATGAAAAAGTATTCGTTACCGTGAGTATTGGAGTGGCGAGGCTGCATTCAGAGAAAGAGTTGGTGAGTAGTTTTGCCCATGCCGACAAAGCGTTGTACGAAGCAAAGTCTCAGGGTCGTAATCAGCTTATAACTATTTGA
- a CDS encoding TusE/DsrC/DsvC family sulfur relay protein, with translation MIDYQDTHIATDAEGYLLDHTQWEADMIPVLAAQEGLHLTDAHIEVIHFVRNFYEEFNTSPAIRMLVKALEKEHGKEKGNSKYLFKLFPEGPAKQATKLAGLPKPAKCL, from the coding sequence ATGATTGACTATCAAGATACCCATATCGCCACCGATGCTGAAGGCTACTTGCTAGACCATACTCAATGGGAAGCGGACATGATTCCTGTATTAGCCGCACAAGAAGGCCTTCATTTAACCGATGCTCATATAGAAGTTATTCATTTTGTCCGTAACTTTTATGAAGAATTTAATACCTCCCCCGCCATTCGTATGCTCGTCAAAGCGCTGGAAAAAGAGCATGGTAAGGAGAAAGGCAATAGTAAATACTTGTTTAAGCTCTTCCCTGAAGGGCCTGCGAAACAAGCGACAAAATTAGCGGGCTTACCAAAACCCGCCAAATGTTTATAA
- the queC gene encoding 7-cyano-7-deazaguanine synthase QueC, whose translation MKKAVVVFSGGQDSTTCLVQALQEFDEVHAITFDYGQRHKLEIEVAQSLGTKLGITAHKVMDVGLLNELAVSSLTRDDIAVSNELQENGLPNSFVPGRNILFLTLAGIYAYQIGANTVITGVCETDFSGYPDCRNDFVKAMNTALVQGMDKELDIRTPLMWLNKAQTWALADQQGALELVRHQTLTCYNGIIGDGCGECPACQLRQAGLNEYLDNQDEIMKELVAKQ comes from the coding sequence ATGAAAAAAGCAGTAGTAGTCTTCAGTGGTGGTCAAGACTCGACCACATGTTTAGTTCAAGCACTCCAAGAATTCGACGAAGTACATGCGATTACTTTTGATTATGGGCAGCGCCATAAACTGGAAATTGAAGTCGCTCAATCGTTAGGTACCAAGCTGGGTATTACCGCCCATAAAGTAATGGATGTCGGTCTGTTAAATGAATTAGCAGTAAGCTCTCTAACACGTGATGACATTGCCGTTTCCAATGAGTTACAAGAAAATGGGTTGCCTAACTCGTTTGTACCTGGACGTAATATTCTCTTTTTAACCTTAGCGGGTATTTATGCATATCAAATCGGGGCAAATACTGTGATTACTGGTGTGTGCGAAACCGATTTTTCCGGTTATCCTGATTGTCGTAATGATTTTGTTAAGGCAATGAACACCGCGTTAGTACAAGGTATGGATAAAGAACTTGATATTCGCACACCGCTTATGTGGTTAAATAAGGCACAAACGTGGGCGTTAGCTGATCAGCAAGGTGCGCTAGAGTTAGTTCGTCATCAAACGTTAACGTGTTATAACGGTATTATTGGCGATGGGTGTGGTGAATGCCCAGCTTGCCAGTTACGCCAAGCTGGATTAAATGAATATTTAGATAATCAAGATGAAATAATGAAAGAGTTAGTGGCTAAGCAATAG
- the yccX gene encoding acylphosphatase, translating to MASEIMMVSGVVQGVGFRYFTANECLKRSLTGYAKNLSDGRVEVVVCGSQTLIDEVYTQLEKGPRSAVVDNVTREPCELSVPTDDFRIV from the coding sequence ATGGCGAGTGAAATAATGATGGTCTCTGGGGTCGTGCAAGGCGTTGGCTTTCGCTACTTTACCGCGAATGAATGCCTGAAAAGATCACTCACAGGATATGCGAAAAACCTATCAGATGGGCGTGTTGAAGTGGTCGTATGTGGCAGCCAGACACTTATTGATGAAGTCTATACGCAATTAGAAAAGGGGCCCAGGAGTGCAGTGGTCGATAACGTTACTCGAGAGCCCTGTGAGCTCAGTGTACCTACCGATGATTTTCGCATCGTGTAA
- the queE gene encoding 7-carboxy-7-deazaguanine synthase QueE codes for MYKINEMFETIQGEGVFTGVPAVFVRLQQCPVGCAWCDTKQTWDATPQDETTFDVIIQKAQDNPQWCQASADDIIQRYQQEGYTARHIVITGGEPCIYDLHALTHAFEAIGCRCQIETSGTFEVKASVDTWVTVSPKVAMKGKLPIIDSALLRANEIKHPVATAKDIDNLDALVSRVDIANSTEIALQPISQKGRATELCIETCIKRNWRLSIQTHKYLSIA; via the coding sequence TTGTATAAAATCAACGAAATGTTTGAGACCATCCAAGGCGAGGGCGTTTTTACCGGTGTTCCCGCCGTCTTTGTTCGTTTACAACAATGTCCGGTAGGATGCGCATGGTGCGATACCAAGCAAACTTGGGATGCAACGCCGCAAGATGAAACGACATTCGACGTTATCATCCAAAAAGCACAAGATAATCCACAGTGGTGCCAAGCATCTGCTGACGATATTATTCAACGCTATCAACAAGAAGGTTATACTGCGCGCCATATTGTAATTACTGGCGGTGAACCCTGTATTTATGATCTTCACGCCCTTACGCACGCGTTTGAAGCCATTGGGTGTCGTTGTCAAATAGAAACCAGTGGAACGTTTGAGGTAAAAGCAAGCGTCGATACATGGGTAACTGTGTCACCTAAAGTAGCAATGAAAGGCAAATTGCCCATCATTGATAGTGCATTATTACGTGCTAATGAAATTAAGCACCCAGTTGCGACCGCGAAAGATATTGATAATCTAGATGCACTTGTCTCTCGAGTCGATATCGCCAACTCGACTGAGATCGCACTACAACCTATTAGTCAAAAAGGTCGCGCGACAGAGCTGTGTATTGAGACATGCATTAAGCGTAATTGGCGTTTGTCGATTCAGACTCACAAATACCTCAGTATTGCCTAA
- a CDS encoding precorrin-2 dehydrogenase/sirohydrochlorin ferrochelatase family protein — MQYFPVFLKLTDQPVLVVGGGEVACRKTDALLRAGARVTIISPTLAAPLKALVDLEQCHWIQNFYSTQYLEPHYLQVWATTDNPSLNHEVYYDAKRMGILVNVVDDQPYCQFITPAMIERGRIQIAISSGGSSPVLIRNLRETIEAILPNNLGLLAEFGASKRNSIKDYLIDLDSRRAFWERFFDQPQVKNATTREQLEETYVELLADNKPKQGRKVWIEYTLDIDRLSLGAVRQLQQADRVLHPQQCPSAIMDLCRRDAEREVFVEPGALGSKLQEDYDETEHLCILVPEEQQDFGLLQQNDRLIKLAPTVS, encoded by the coding sequence ATGCAATATTTCCCAGTGTTTCTAAAATTGACCGATCAGCCTGTGCTTGTGGTGGGAGGAGGCGAAGTCGCGTGCCGTAAAACCGATGCGCTATTGAGAGCAGGAGCTCGGGTCACTATTATCTCTCCAACGCTTGCTGCGCCATTAAAAGCGTTAGTCGATTTAGAACAATGCCATTGGATTCAAAACTTTTATTCTACGCAGTATCTAGAGCCGCATTATCTTCAAGTCTGGGCAACAACCGATAATCCGAGTTTGAATCACGAAGTCTATTACGATGCCAAACGCATGGGTATTTTAGTCAATGTGGTTGACGATCAACCTTATTGCCAGTTTATTACTCCAGCGATGATTGAACGTGGCCGCATTCAAATTGCCATTTCTAGTGGCGGTTCATCGCCAGTACTGATTCGGAATTTAAGAGAAACTATTGAAGCGATTTTACCCAATAACTTAGGGTTACTCGCAGAATTCGGCGCTTCAAAGCGCAACTCAATCAAAGACTACTTGATAGACTTAGACAGTCGTCGGGCTTTTTGGGAGCGTTTTTTTGATCAACCACAAGTGAAAAATGCGACGACACGTGAGCAGTTAGAAGAGACCTATGTTGAATTGCTCGCCGATAACAAGCCCAAACAAGGTCGAAAGGTTTGGATTGAATATACGCTCGATATTGATAGGTTATCGCTCGGAGCGGTTCGTCAATTACAACAGGCCGATCGAGTATTACATCCACAACAATGCCCATCGGCTATTATGGATTTATGTCGACGGGATGCGGAGCGAGAGGTGTTTGTTGAGCCGGGAGCGCTAGGATCAAAGCTACAAGAAGATTACGATGAAACAGAACATTTATGTATCTTAGTCCCTGAAGAGCAGCAAGATTTTGGTTTACTTCAGCAGAACGACCGATTAATTAAACTGGCACCTACTGTGTCATAA
- a CDS encoding GGDEF domain-containing protein, which translates to MMNSITRKLTVLSVSSVLLVGFILFSLGKIWQEQNHTLDQLGRLAEIQRNVNGLRGQLWVFLQYGDRNSLEQVAFEQKNLDKRLKSSQGQGIKLANLMKMNSSLDVLLEQERRLVSSVEAQSMKDNKRHFVGSSELLHARYNMLIQNMTDELGYREKTILSKSEKNQKIALISTLIQQLILSILVCGFAFFIRHHFKRGFALLSQGISDLAKGNLDSRLSYHNVDSEFKTLIQFFNQMKRSLQDTTYSKDELAQEVARQTSKLNKQKQQLQFLSEKDTLTGTLNRRAFKDYFQRSLINAQRTQVKSAILFIDLDKFKQVNDKYGHDAGDKVLCTIAKRLQNNLRESDFFARFGGDEFLVCLDLLNSYDGVHDKALQLSEVLHEPISIGDQKEVHVESSIGIALYPLQADNVDDLINLADQAMYNAKFSIDYGIYCQATDNVNEIKPG; encoded by the coding sequence ATGATGAATTCTATTACGCGTAAGTTAACAGTGCTTTCTGTTTCTTCGGTGTTATTAGTTGGTTTCATTTTGTTCTCATTAGGAAAAATTTGGCAAGAGCAAAATCATACTCTGGATCAATTAGGGCGCTTAGCTGAAATTCAGCGCAATGTTAATGGCTTGAGAGGGCAACTATGGGTCTTTTTACAATATGGTGATCGCAATAGTTTAGAACAAGTGGCTTTTGAGCAAAAGAATTTAGACAAACGCCTTAAATCATCGCAGGGTCAAGGCATAAAGCTAGCGAACTTAATGAAAATGAATAGCAGTTTAGACGTATTGCTAGAGCAAGAGCGTCGCTTAGTGTCGAGCGTTGAAGCACAAAGCATGAAAGACAATAAACGCCATTTTGTCGGTTCGAGTGAACTGTTGCATGCACGTTATAATATGTTAATTCAGAATATGACCGACGAACTAGGGTATCGTGAAAAAACGATTCTTAGCAAAAGTGAAAAAAATCAAAAGATTGCTTTAATATCCACATTAATCCAGCAGCTAATTCTATCGATATTGGTGTGTGGTTTTGCTTTTTTCATTCGCCATCATTTCAAACGTGGCTTTGCTTTATTGAGCCAAGGTATTAGTGATCTTGCGAAAGGTAATCTTGATAGTCGGCTGTCTTATCATAATGTAGATTCAGAGTTTAAAACACTGATACAATTTTTTAACCAGATGAAACGTTCTCTACAAGATACGACTTATAGCAAAGATGAATTAGCTCAAGAAGTTGCTCGCCAAACAAGTAAGTTGAATAAGCAGAAACAGCAGCTACAGTTTTTATCCGAAAAAGATACCTTAACTGGCACATTGAATCGACGGGCATTTAAAGATTACTTTCAGCGTTCTTTAATCAATGCACAGAGAACTCAGGTGAAATCTGCCATATTGTTCATTGATTTAGATAAATTTAAACAAGTGAATGATAAATACGGTCATGATGCTGGCGATAAAGTACTTTGTACTATTGCGAAACGTTTGCAAAATAACTTACGAGAGTCAGATTTTTTCGCCCGTTTTGGGGGCGACGAATTTTTGGTGTGCTTAGACTTATTGAATAGTTACGATGGTGTGCATGATAAAGCCCTACAATTATCAGAGGTACTTCATGAACCCATTTCAATTGGTGATCAAAAAGAAGTCCATGTTGAATCGAGTATTGGTATTGCATTATATCCATTACAAGCGGATAACGTCGATGATCTTATTAATTTAGCTGATCAGGCAATGTACAATGCAAAATTCTCGATAGATTATGGTATATACTGTCAGGCAACAGATAATGTCAATGAGATAAAGCCGGGTTAA
- a CDS encoding GGDEF domain-containing protein: MHTISMLFNELGEKVAASSQRASDIVSIDDLIFHQLDNKQVLSFASLQSRLMKQARIDVSIYFQGDHYIGDVIRMEYTGNTQTVFVVNAKYIAQRAHISTDDSNNIINSTDIAPWEWDISTDIIKINEHWANIQGFALDEISPVTATSWKDSLHPDYTELFNYELQRHFKGETRQFEIEYPIYSKDKDLVWVKDFGQVVARDAQGQPERILGTRLNLTNVKIAQFKLNDLQQQLDNLMDLSPSLTYKMCADADERIQFITQSTEQLLGYDVDDILWQPKWWRQRIAPQDLWEYDRCRDIAKTRLQQPIMDCEYRFINKEGEEVWLIDRVRYVDNGYESPYFIGTILDLSEFVTLNQHFKTLSLLPPGVIYQFQQDKNGHYSFPYASDEFENIFGVPVEEAARDANIPFSMINEEDLAGIHKEIERSTRTVTESNAEFRITRNNLTRWYFFQAKPAKQKDGSLLWSGQIIDITERKALEQQLEQQAITDDLTGVYNRRFFMEKAHQMLVGCQDSSRPFTLLCIDLDHFKLVNDTYGHFCGDQVLIEAVKKMQSALRSDDILARIGGEEFIIALANVTLDNALDIANRIRRDIRMFTVFCNDTPIFQTVTIGVVESEPDNTLTELMKRGDNALYLGKKSGRDQTMTG; this comes from the coding sequence ATGCATACGATATCAATGTTATTTAATGAGTTAGGCGAAAAGGTCGCGGCCTCTTCGCAACGTGCCAGTGATATTGTATCGATTGACGATCTCATTTTTCATCAGCTAGACAATAAGCAAGTTTTGTCATTTGCATCTCTTCAATCACGATTGATGAAGCAGGCTCGAATTGATGTGTCTATATACTTTCAGGGGGATCATTATATCGGTGATGTGATTCGTATGGAATATACTGGGAATACTCAAACCGTATTTGTTGTCAATGCTAAATATATCGCTCAGCGTGCTCACATTAGTACTGATGATAGTAATAATATTATAAATTCCACCGATATTGCTCCTTGGGAATGGGACATATCAACAGATATCATAAAAATAAACGAACACTGGGCAAACATTCAAGGATTTGCACTCGATGAGATATCACCTGTAACGGCAACGAGTTGGAAAGACAGCCTGCATCCAGATTATACTGAATTATTTAATTATGAGTTACAGCGTCACTTTAAAGGGGAGACTCGTCAATTTGAAATAGAGTACCCAATCTATAGTAAAGATAAAGACTTGGTTTGGGTCAAAGATTTCGGTCAGGTGGTGGCACGTGATGCTCAAGGTCAGCCTGAGCGAATATTAGGTACACGCTTGAATTTGACGAATGTGAAAATAGCCCAATTTAAATTAAATGACCTTCAGCAGCAGTTGGATAATTTAATGGACCTCAGCCCTTCTCTGACCTATAAAATGTGTGCAGATGCAGACGAACGTATTCAATTTATTACCCAAAGTACAGAACAACTGCTCGGCTATGATGTGGATGATATTTTATGGCAACCTAAATGGTGGAGACAACGTATCGCACCTCAAGATTTATGGGAATATGATCGTTGCCGTGATATTGCCAAAACACGGTTACAGCAACCCATTATGGATTGTGAATATCGCTTTATTAATAAAGAGGGAGAAGAAGTTTGGCTTATTGACCGAGTCCGTTACGTGGATAATGGTTATGAATCGCCTTATTTTATCGGTACTATTTTAGATCTCTCTGAATTTGTTACTTTAAATCAACATTTCAAAACCTTGTCTTTGTTACCGCCTGGGGTGATTTATCAATTTCAGCAAGATAAGAATGGTCATTATTCATTTCCTTATGCCAGTGATGAATTTGAAAACATCTTTGGCGTGCCAGTGGAAGAGGCGGCTAGAGATGCCAATATCCCATTTTCTATGATTAATGAAGAAGATCTAGCTGGAATTCATAAAGAAATAGAGCGTTCAACACGGACGGTCACTGAGTCGAATGCCGAATTTCGAATCACTCGTAATAACTTGACGCGATGGTACTTTTTCCAAGCCAAACCGGCTAAACAAAAAGATGGTAGTTTACTTTGGTCAGGACAGATCATTGATATTACGGAGCGTAAAGCCTTAGAGCAACAACTTGAACAACAGGCTATTACTGATGATTTAACTGGGGTATATAATCGTCGCTTTTTTATGGAGAAAGCCCATCAAATGCTTGTTGGTTGCCAGGATAGCTCGCGACCATTTACACTTTTATGTATAGACTTAGATCATTTTAAGTTAGTGAATGACACATACGGACATTTCTGTGGAGACCAAGTACTTATAGAAGCGGTAAAAAAGATGCAATCAGCATTAAGGAGTGATGATATTTTAGCCCGTATCGGCGGTGAGGAGTTTATTATTGCGTTAGCGAATGTGACTTTAGATAATGCGCTTGATATTGCAAATCGTATCCGCAGGGATATTAGAATGTTCACTGTGTTTTGCAATGATACACCTATTTTTCAGACCGTTACCATAGGTGTAGTAGAGAGTGAGCCTGATAATACCTTAACCGAACTCATGAAACGTGGTGATAATGCGCTTTATCTAGGTAAGAAAAGCGGCCGTGATCAAACAATGACTGGTTAA
- a CDS encoding ABC transporter substrate-binding protein, which yields MRITSKVLITLLIVVAITACFSLITHLSNESQPVGDEIPARILISQTPLSTPLFVAKKLGLFKLHGIDITLIPCNGGVECMSMMTHGKAQYATISESVAMFNSFRDTDFSIISTFVTSDDDLKLLALPRRGFTSIRDLKGKSIGVIKSSASEFYLDSLLLASGMKPTDIERVYLKPDKLIQMMKIGKVDAISSWEPWGYRAQATMDVVNLGFQGMYTLSFNLATMNRKDETSHERSKRILAALQQAITWIQDHPEKAKAIVSDTLNIENNQLDWMWRDYVFRLSMTNVLLANLQLQARWALEHNLVEGKQPDLRSILDRSALQAMQDEVVGQ from the coding sequence TTGCGAATAACATCAAAAGTATTGATAACTCTATTGATTGTGGTGGCTATTACGGCATGCTTTAGTTTGATTACGCACTTAAGCAATGAAAGCCAGCCTGTCGGTGATGAGATACCCGCACGAATTTTAATTTCTCAAACACCATTATCGACACCATTATTTGTCGCCAAGAAATTAGGTTTATTTAAACTTCATGGTATTGATATCACATTAATCCCTTGTAACGGGGGAGTAGAATGTATGTCAATGATGACGCATGGAAAAGCACAATATGCGACTATTTCTGAGTCTGTGGCCATGTTTAATAGTTTTCGTGATACGGACTTCTCAATTATCAGTACGTTTGTTACTTCCGATGATGACTTGAAACTTTTGGCACTTCCTAGGCGCGGATTTACATCGATTAGAGATTTAAAGGGGAAATCTATTGGTGTGATCAAGAGTAGTGCGAGTGAGTTTTATTTAGATTCTTTACTTCTTGCATCAGGTATGAAACCAACAGATATTGAGCGCGTATACCTTAAGCCCGATAAGCTCATTCAAATGATGAAGATTGGGAAAGTCGATGCGATATCTTCATGGGAACCTTGGGGATATCGTGCACAGGCAACGATGGATGTCGTTAATTTAGGGTTTCAAGGTATGTATACGCTATCGTTTAATTTAGCCACCATGAATCGAAAAGATGAAACCAGCCATGAGCGTTCGAAACGTATTCTTGCTGCATTACAACAGGCGATAACTTGGATACAAGATCATCCTGAAAAAGCCAAAGCCATTGTGAGTGATACTTTGAATATTGAGAATAATCAACTGGATTGGATGTGGCGTGATTATGTATTTAGGTTATCAATGACGAATGTATTATTGGCTAACTTACAGTTACAAGCCCGTTGGGCGTTAGAGCATAACTTGGTTGAAGGTAAGCAGCCTGATTTGAGGTCGATATTAGATAGGTCTGCATTACAGGCCATGCAAGATGAGGTAGTCGGGCAATGA
- a CDS encoding Cof-type HAD-IIB family hydrolase, with product MYKIIALDMDGTLLNSQKQMSARTIAAIHKARQQGIKVVLASGRPIEGMRQQLAELEINGKDDYVLYYNGSLVENLGTGEIVHQCITDGKAAKKIARIAKQLNVNVHAFSQIHGLITPKNSQYTEVEATINGIGITEMDFETLEDDHPIIKTMIIDEPSALDKAISALPPELFEEFTIVKSAPYFLEFLNPASNKGAGLAAVAKLLNVPAEQIISMGDAGNDIHMLQYAGLGIAMENAMDETKAVANAITASNDQDGVAIAIEKYALK from the coding sequence ATGTATAAAATTATTGCGCTTGATATGGATGGCACGTTACTCAATAGCCAAAAACAGATGTCTGCGAGAACGATAGCTGCGATCCATAAAGCTCGCCAACAAGGCATAAAAGTTGTGCTCGCGTCTGGTCGCCCTATTGAAGGTATGCGTCAACAGCTCGCAGAGCTCGAGATTAACGGTAAAGATGATTATGTGCTGTATTACAATGGATCATTGGTGGAAAATTTAGGCACCGGTGAGATTGTCCATCAGTGCATTACGGATGGTAAAGCCGCGAAAAAGATTGCGCGTATTGCAAAGCAGCTCAACGTTAATGTGCACGCGTTTAGTCAAATTCATGGTTTAATTACACCTAAAAACAGTCAATATACTGAAGTCGAGGCGACCATTAATGGTATCGGTATTACTGAGATGGACTTTGAAACTCTGGAAGATGATCACCCTATTATCAAGACCATGATCATTGATGAACCAAGTGCGCTCGACAAAGCCATTAGCGCATTACCTCCAGAACTTTTTGAAGAATTCACGATAGTCAAAAGTGCTCCCTACTTCTTAGAATTCCTAAACCCTGCCAGTAACAAAGGGGCAGGATTAGCGGCTGTGGCAAAGTTACTCAATGTGCCGGCCGAACAAATCATTAGTATGGGGGATGCTGGGAATGACATACATATGCTGCAGTATGCAGGGTTAGGCATTGCCATGGAAAATGCCATGGACGAAACTAAAGCCGTTGCTAATGCAATTACGGCAAGCAATGATCAGGACGGCGTCGCCATTGCTATTGAGAAATATGCACTAAAATAA
- a CDS encoding Bax inhibitor-1/YccA family protein — translation MNNSMYSRSNTETGVLQTNKVLKNTYALLSMTLLWSAVVAGVSMAMNLPRPNIIIMLVGFYGLLFLTEKNRNNGMGLVFTFLFTGFLGYTLGPILNMYVGAGMGDVIVTALGGTALAFLGSSAYALTTKRDLSFLGGLLMAGFVVLLIGMVANIFLQMPIIHLAMSGMFVLFSTGVIMFTTQQIIRGGETNYISATVSLYVSIYNLFISLLSILGIMNDD, via the coding sequence ATGAATAATTCAATGTACTCTCGCTCAAACACCGAAACGGGTGTATTGCAAACTAACAAAGTACTAAAGAACACCTACGCATTGCTTTCTATGACTCTGCTATGGTCAGCAGTCGTGGCAGGCGTTTCTATGGCAATGAACCTTCCTCGACCAAACATCATCATTATGTTAGTCGGTTTTTATGGTTTATTGTTCCTGACAGAAAAGAACCGTAACAACGGCATGGGACTAGTCTTTACCTTCCTGTTCACTGGTTTCTTAGGTTATACCTTAGGCCCGATCCTTAATATGTATGTCGGTGCCGGTATGGGCGATGTCATTGTCACCGCTTTAGGTGGTACTGCACTCGCGTTCTTAGGTTCATCTGCCTATGCCCTCACCACAAAACGAGATCTATCCTTCTTAGGTGGTTTATTGATGGCAGGCTTTGTCGTACTACTGATTGGTATGGTCGCGAATATTTTCCTACAAATGCCTATCATTCACCTAGCGATGAGCGGTATGTTTGTATTGTTCTCAACCGGTGTGATTATGTTTACCACTCAACAAATCATACGCGGTGGTGAAACGAACTATATTTCAGCGACAGTGTCTCTGTATGTCTCTATTTATAACTTGTTCATCAGCCTACTTAGTATTCTTGGTATAATGAACGACGACTAA